A section of the Acanthochromis polyacanthus isolate Apoly-LR-REF ecotype Palm Island chromosome 13, KAUST_Apoly_ChrSc, whole genome shotgun sequence genome encodes:
- the bud23 gene encoding probable 18S rRNA (guanine-N(7))-methyltransferase has protein sequence MASSCRRPEHSAPPDVFYNEEEAKKYSQNSRMIEIQTQMSERAVELLNLPEGQPCYLLDVGCGSGLSGDYLSEEGHYWVGVDISSAMLDVALDREVEGDLLLGDMGHGMPFRPGTFDGCISISALQWLCNADKRSHSPPKRLHSFFSTLYSSLSRGARAVFQLYPENSEQLELITTQAMRAGFSGGMVVDYPNSSKAKKFFLCLFAGVAGVLPKGLGSETSDRTVPNQIQYSGQRCRFKNMKGKSLKKGRDWILEKKERRRRQGREVRADTKYTGRQRRPHF, from the exons ATGGCCTCCAGCTGTCGACGACCCGAGCACTCAGCTCCTCCAGATGTG TTTTACAACGAAGAGGAGGCAAAGAAATATTCTCAGAA CTCTCGAATGATTGAGATCCAAACTCAAATGTCAGAGAGAGCTGTGGAGCTTTTAAACCTGCCGGAGGGACAGCCCTGCTATCTACTCGATGTCGG GTGCGGCTCTGGTCTCAGTGGAGACTATCTGTCAGAGGAAGGACACTACTGGGTTGGAGTCGACATCAGCAGTGCAATGCTGG ATGTTGCCCTGGACAGAGAAGTAGAAGGAGACCTTTTATTGGGGGACATGGGTCATGGGATGCCTTTCCGGCCCGGTACCTTTGACGGTTGCATCAG TATCTCTGCCCTGCAGTGGCTCTGTAATGCAGACAAAAGGTCACATAGCCCTCCAAAGAGACTCCATAGCTTCTTTAGTACTCTGTACTCGTCTCTG TCAAGAGGCGCACGAGCAGTTTTTCAGCTTTATCCCGAGAATTCAGAACAG CTGGAGCTGATCACAACACAGGCCATGAGGGCGGGTTTCAGTGGAGGCATGGTGGTGGATTACCCCAACAGCAGCAAGGCCAAAAa GTTCTTCTTGTGTCTGTTTGCTGGAGTAGCAGGAGTCCTTCCCAAA ggATTGGGGTCAGAAACGTCAGACAGAACTGTTCCAAACCAGATTCAGTATTCAGGACAAAG ATGCCGCTTCAAAAACATGAAAGGAAAATCACTGAAGAAGGGACGAGATTGGATCttggagaagaaggagagaaggaGAAGACAGGGACG GGAGGTTCGAGCGGACACAAAATACACCGGACGTCAGCGAAGACCTCATTTCTAG
- the dnajc30b gene encoding dnaJ (Hsp40) homolog, subfamily C, member 30b has translation MAEVGQRLGSGAYRLSALRTGHSRPRSPGGSPGSLLISCGSVGSWAIEESDPREASKSKTTRRRSQKVSKAKNCENQPGNVILPCATSLELSTPSLFWLVETRENRPAHTTALFLSAGLLQEKLLSGRMTPWTRGAVSIHPDAFRSPQQLRAFCTVLFVLSEQGSVRPGCRWRRLKLHPDTLKAPASFRSYSWSSEDAPLLHRSRTAYYDILSVSPTATQSQIKTAYYKQSFIYHPDKNPDSMEATQRFSEISEAYTVLGNISLRRKYDRGILSHSDIQRAGRPSSRETTGRSTGSPHQHQQQRARRFSQPGGKPIFDFDAFYQAHYGEQLQRERDMRARKQRMEEQQKENLSRWREKKMMELALTVAVGMAGLLFVSIARP, from the coding sequence ATGGCAGAGGTCGGTCAGCGGCTGGGCAGCGGCGCTTACCGGCTGTCGGCTCTCAGAACCGGCCACAGTCGACCGAGGAGCCCCGGAGGAAGTCCCGGAAGTCTCCTGATAAGCTGCGGCTCTGTCGGTAGCTGGGCTATAGAGGAATCAGATCCAAGAGAAGCGTCAAAGAGCAAAACAACAAGACGAAGATCACAGAAAGTTTCCAAAGCGAAGAATTGTGAAAATCAGCCGGGAAATGTGATTTTGCCTTGTGCCACCTCTTTGGAGCTGAGTACGCCAAGTTTATTCTGGTTGGTTGAAACCAGAGAGAACCGGCCAGCCCATACAACAGCCCTGTTCCTGTCTGCAGGGCTCCTCCAGGAGAAGCTGCTGTCTGGTAGGATGACACCCTGGACCAGAGGAGCTGTTTCCATCCACCCTGATGCCTTCAGGTCCCCTCAGCAGCTGCGAGCTTTCTGCACTGTCCTCTTCGTTCTGTCAGAGCAGGGATCAGTGAGGCCTGGCTGCAGATGGAGACGTCTGAAACTTCACCCTGACACCCTGAAAGCGCCAGCATCATTCAGAAgctacagctggagctcagaAGATGCTCCTCTGCTGCACAGAAGCAGGACGGCCTATTACGACATCCTCAGCGTGTCCCCCACCGCCACACAGTCCCAGATCAAGACGGCCTACTACAAGCAGTCCTTCATCTACCACCCTGACAAGAACCCGGACAGCATGGAGGCCACCCAGCGGTTCTCTGAGATCAGCGAGGCGTACACGGTCCTGGGCAACATCAGCCTGAGGAGGAAGTACGACCGGGGCATCCTGAGCCACTCTGACATCCAACGGGCAGGGAGGCCGTCCTCTAGAGAGACCACGGGCAGATCTACAGGTTCCCCacatcagcatcagcagcagagaGCCAGGAGGTTCTCTCAACCTGGAGGAAAACCCATATTTGATTTTGACGCCTTTTATCAGGCTCACTACGGggagcagctgcagagagagagggacatGAGGGCCCGCAAGCAGCGCatggaggagcagcagaagGAGAACCTGAGCAGGTGGAGGGAGAAGAAGATGATGGAGCTGGCTCTGACAGTGGCGGTGGGCATGGCAGGGCTGCTTTTCGTCAGCATCGCCAGGCCCTGA